A genomic stretch from Shewanella sediminis HAW-EB3 includes:
- a CDS encoding ABC transporter ATP-binding protein, protein MSTLSIKGVHSHYQEQQVLRGLDLTLAKGEIAALLGPSGCGKTTLLRAIAGLQPITEGEICINGQILSGPDRFEPSEQRGIGMIFQDYALFPHLNVADNILFGVKDATKEQRKARLDEMLSLVKLDGLSERYPHELSGGQQQRVSIARALAYEPELLLLDEPFSNIDAKVRGEMMLEIRAILKQRNVSAVFVTHSKDEAFVFADKLALFKDGYIVQYGTAEELYTSPKDRYVADFLGSGNYIPASVTDAFSVETPLGKLVSTRALSQPVSYHGEILLRPHQLEITPDEEGEGVIVERRFLGNICHYQVQIAQQFYEVKSQFSQLAPGQKVNLHTQAHSLVVF, encoded by the coding sequence ATGTCGACATTAAGTATTAAAGGTGTTCATAGCCATTATCAGGAGCAACAGGTCTTAAGAGGCTTGGATTTAACTCTGGCAAAGGGGGAGATTGCTGCTCTTCTCGGGCCCAGCGGCTGTGGTAAAACAACCTTGCTCAGGGCGATTGCGGGCCTGCAACCTATCACTGAGGGGGAGATCTGTATTAATGGTCAGATATTATCCGGCCCCGACCGGTTTGAGCCAAGCGAGCAGCGTGGGATCGGCATGATCTTTCAGGACTATGCGCTATTTCCACACCTGAATGTCGCTGACAACATCTTATTCGGTGTTAAAGATGCAACCAAAGAGCAGAGGAAAGCCAGACTCGATGAGATGCTTTCTCTGGTTAAGCTCGATGGCCTGTCAGAGCGATATCCCCATGAGCTTTCCGGTGGCCAACAGCAGCGTGTCTCTATCGCCAGAGCCTTAGCCTATGAGCCGGAACTATTACTCCTCGATGAACCATTTTCAAATATCGATGCTAAGGTTCGAGGCGAGATGATGCTGGAGATACGTGCAATATTAAAACAGCGCAATGTCAGTGCGGTCTTTGTGACGCACAGTAAAGATGAGGCTTTCGTTTTTGCCGACAAACTCGCGCTTTTCAAAGATGGCTATATTGTTCAATACGGTACCGCCGAAGAGCTATATACGTCCCCTAAGGATAGATATGTGGCCGACTTCTTAGGCAGTGGTAACTACATACCCGCATCGGTTACCGATGCATTCAGCGTCGAGACTCCCCTGGGAAAATTAGTCAGTACCCGTGCTTTATCCCAACCTGTGAGTTATCACGGAGAGATATTGCTAAGACCTCATCAGCTTGAGATAACCCCCGACGAGGAGGGGGAGGGAGTCATAGTCGAGCGCCGTTTCTTGGGCAATATTTGCCACTACCAGGTTCAGATAGCTCAGCAGTTTTATGAGGTTAAAAGTCAATTCAGTCAATTGGCACCAGGTCAGAAAGTAAACCTTCACACACAGGCACATTCTTTAGTCGTATTCTGA
- the ggt gene encoding gamma-glutamyltransferase has protein sequence MLKKLIITATFFSMGACAMDRVTGESFATRSEVYATNGMAATSQPLATQVALDILKLGGSAVDAAIAANAMLGLVEPTGAGIGGDLFAIVWSAKDKRLYGLNASGRSPKSLTLDKIQALGLDYLPPYGPIPVSVPGAVDGWFELHERFGKLAMSVNLAPAIDYARKGFPVSELIAYYLARSATKLAIFPGFKETYMPSGAMPEVGDIFKNPALASTYEKIAEKGRDAFYKGDIARTIASYMEAQGGYLSYDDLSGHSSEWVDPVSVNYRGYDVWELPPNGQGIAALQILKTLEPFDLKGMGQDSAEYTHHFVEAKKLAFADRAKFYADTAFNSIPVSELLSETYNYQRSTLINANRAAKRVDAGHPALQHGDTVYLTTADREGNMVSLIQSNYRGMGSGMTPPSLGFVLQDRGQLFDLKPGRFNSYAPGKRPFHTIIPAFVTKDNKPWLSFGVMGGATQPQMHAQVLINLIDFDMNLQEAGDAPRILHTGSSQPTGEQMLDGGYISLESGFDMKVRRELQKKGHVIRDSLGAFGGYQAISINTETGVYRGASESRKDGQAAGY, from the coding sequence ATGCTTAAAAAATTAATAATAACTGCAACCTTTTTCTCCATGGGTGCGTGTGCCATGGATAGAGTTACTGGCGAGTCATTCGCCACACGTTCAGAGGTCTACGCCACTAATGGCATGGCGGCGACGAGTCAGCCATTAGCCACACAGGTTGCGCTCGATATTCTTAAGCTGGGTGGCAGCGCCGTCGATGCTGCCATTGCCGCCAACGCTATGCTCGGGCTCGTCGAACCTACAGGTGCTGGGATCGGTGGCGATCTATTTGCCATTGTCTGGAGCGCTAAAGATAAACGCCTCTATGGACTCAACGCCTCAGGCAGAAGCCCCAAGAGCCTTACCTTAGACAAAATACAAGCCTTAGGGTTAGACTACCTTCCACCTTATGGACCTATTCCTGTCTCTGTTCCCGGTGCTGTTGACGGCTGGTTTGAGCTGCACGAGAGATTTGGCAAGTTAGCTATGTCAGTAAATTTAGCGCCTGCAATCGACTACGCCCGTAAAGGCTTTCCAGTCTCTGAATTAATTGCTTACTATTTAGCGCGTAGTGCCACAAAGTTAGCCATATTCCCCGGGTTCAAAGAGACTTATATGCCTAGCGGCGCCATGCCTGAAGTTGGAGATATTTTTAAGAATCCTGCACTGGCATCGACCTATGAGAAAATAGCGGAGAAAGGGCGGGATGCTTTTTATAAAGGAGATATTGCCAGGACTATTGCCAGCTATATGGAAGCGCAGGGAGGTTACCTCTCATACGATGATTTAAGTGGACACTCCAGTGAATGGGTTGATCCTGTTTCGGTTAATTATCGTGGCTATGATGTTTGGGAGTTACCACCCAATGGTCAGGGAATTGCCGCGCTGCAGATCCTCAAAACCCTGGAGCCCTTTGATCTAAAAGGGATGGGGCAAGATAGCGCCGAATATACACACCATTTTGTTGAGGCCAAAAAGCTGGCCTTTGCCGACCGAGCAAAATTTTATGCCGATACGGCGTTCAATAGCATTCCGGTTTCTGAGCTTCTAAGTGAAACATACAATTATCAACGCTCAACATTAATTAATGCTAACAGGGCCGCTAAGCGTGTCGATGCCGGCCATCCGGCGTTGCAGCATGGTGATACTGTGTACCTGACTACCGCCGATAGGGAGGGCAACATGGTCTCTCTTATTCAGAGTAATTATCGCGGTATGGGCTCAGGGATGACGCCACCTAGTTTAGGATTTGTTCTGCAGGACCGTGGTCAACTGTTCGACCTTAAGCCGGGACGCTTTAATAGCTACGCCCCGGGTAAGAGGCCTTTTCATACCATCATTCCGGCATTTGTCACCAAAGACAATAAACCTTGGTTGAGTTTTGGAGTCATGGGAGGGGCTACTCAGCCGCAGATGCATGCACAAGTTTTAATCAATCTGATCGACTTTGATATGAATTTGCAGGAAGCGGGAGACGCACCTAGAATTCTTCATACTGGCTCGTCTCAGCCGACGGGAGAGCAGATGTTAGATGGTGGATATATCAGCTTAGAGTCAGGCTTTGATATGAAGGTACGCAGAGAACTGCAGAAGAAAGGGCATGTTATTCGCGATAGTCTTGGTGCCTTTGGTGGATATCAAGCCATTTCGATAAATACTGAAACAGGTGTTTATAGAGGGGCATCAGAGAGTCGGAAAGATGGCCAAGCGGCAGGATATTAG
- a CDS encoding Dyp-type peroxidase, with protein sequence MDNQAMPREQLGVCAEGNLHSVYLMFNANEGGESQLRPCIANVAQYIYELTDQYADSAFNGFVAIGANYWDSLYPSARPTALKPFPAMNADTRDAPALEYDLFVQIRCDRFDILHLVANEVCQMFEGLVELIEEERGFRFMDNRDLTGFVDGTENPKGRNRQEVALVGIEDEAFKGGSYVHVQKFAHNLSKWNRLPQKKQEDIVGRTKLDNIEYASEDKPLTSHIKRVNLKDADGKSMEILRQSMPYGTVKEQGLMFISTCRNSVNFEHMLKSMVHGDGHGNHDHLLHFTQALTGSSFFAPSLDFLENQAGE encoded by the coding sequence ATGGATAATCAGGCTATGCCACGTGAACAGTTGGGAGTGTGTGCAGAAGGTAACTTGCACAGTGTGTATTTGATGTTCAATGCCAATGAAGGGGGAGAATCTCAATTACGGCCTTGTATCGCTAATGTGGCTCAATATATCTACGAGCTTACCGATCAATATGCCGATAGTGCCTTTAATGGTTTTGTGGCCATTGGCGCGAATTATTGGGATAGCCTATATCCATCGGCTCGCCCTACAGCATTAAAGCCTTTTCCTGCCATGAACGCAGATACTCGTGATGCCCCAGCTTTGGAGTATGACCTTTTCGTTCAAATTCGTTGTGACCGATTCGATATACTTCACCTGGTTGCTAATGAAGTTTGCCAAATGTTTGAAGGCCTGGTTGAACTTATCGAAGAAGAGCGTGGCTTCCGGTTTATGGATAACCGAGACCTGACAGGTTTTGTCGATGGAACGGAGAATCCCAAAGGTCGTAACCGTCAAGAGGTGGCACTCGTCGGAATTGAAGATGAGGCGTTTAAGGGCGGCAGTTATGTCCATGTGCAGAAGTTCGCTCATAACTTGAGTAAGTGGAACCGATTGCCGCAGAAAAAGCAGGAAGATATTGTCGGCAGAACCAAATTAGATAATATTGAGTATGCCTCAGAGGACAAGCCATTAACCAGTCATATTAAGCGTGTTAATTTAAAAGACGCCGATGGTAAGTCAATGGAGATATTAAGGCAGAGCATGCCTTACGGAACGGTAAAAGAGCAAGGTCTGATGTTTATCTCTACTTGCCGTAACTCAGTAAACTTTGAACATATGCTTAAGAGTATGGTTCACGGCGACGGCCACGGAAATCATGATCATCTGCTGCACTTTACTCAGGCTCTGACCGGCTCCTCTTTCTTCGCTCCTTCGCTCGACTTTCTGGAAAATCAGGCTGGCGAATAA
- a CDS encoding cupin domain-containing protein — protein MTTTKIIKVDDICWESWQHSAKYTSQQKHIGDAVGCEKIGVTMERLAPGKISTVAHYHTKEEEHLYALQGEATLLINGEPHPFKQGDYVCFNADTAIAHTLRNDSNEEFTFLVIGNRDKHDVVVYPENNKVLVRAVDEIYAKRPTNYWDPDTDTDTDK, from the coding sequence ATGACAACAACCAAAATAATTAAAGTCGATGATATTTGCTGGGAATCCTGGCAACATTCAGCTAAATATACCAGCCAACAAAAACACATAGGCGATGCCGTAGGTTGCGAAAAAATCGGCGTCACCATGGAGCGCCTCGCCCCGGGAAAGATATCGACAGTTGCACATTACCATACCAAAGAGGAGGAACACTTATATGCCCTACAGGGCGAAGCCACCTTGCTTATTAACGGTGAGCCCCACCCTTTTAAACAGGGAGATTATGTCTGTTTTAATGCCGATACCGCCATTGCACATACCCTAAGAAACGACTCGAATGAAGAGTTTACCTTCCTCGTCATCGGCAATAGAGATAAGCACGATGTCGTTGTCTATCCGGAGAATAATAAGGTGTTAGTCAGGGCCGTCGATGAAATATACGCCAAACGGCCGACGAATTACTGGGATCCCGATACCGATACCGATACCGATAAATAA
- the argR gene encoding transcriptional regulator ArgR → MQANRSQDDLVKTFKAILKEERFGSQSEIVLALQAEGYGNINQSKVSRMLSKFGAVRTRNAKQEMVYCLPAELGVPTAGSPLKNLVLDVDHNQSMIVVRTSPGAAQLIARLLDSIGKPEGILGTIAGDDTIFITPSNIHEIDKTLDTVKSLFNFND, encoded by the coding sequence ATGCAAGCAAATAGAAGTCAAGACGACCTAGTTAAGACCTTTAAGGCAATTTTGAAAGAGGAGCGATTTGGCTCTCAGAGTGAAATTGTCCTCGCCCTTCAGGCTGAAGGGTACGGAAATATTAATCAATCCAAAGTCTCAAGGATGCTAAGCAAGTTTGGGGCTGTGCGCACTCGTAATGCGAAACAAGAGATGGTTTATTGCCTTCCGGCGGAGCTGGGAGTACCGACAGCAGGTAGCCCACTAAAGAATTTAGTATTGGATGTCGATCACAACCAATCCATGATAGTGGTAAGAACCAGTCCTGGGGCGGCGCAGCTTATCGCACGCCTTCTCGACTCGATAGGAAAGCCTGAAGGTATTCTTGGTACAATTGCCGGCGATGATACGATTTTCATCACGCCATCAAATATTCATGAGATAGATAAAACCTTAGATACGGTGAAGTCACTGTTTAATTTTAATGACTAA
- the mdh gene encoding malate dehydrogenase yields the protein MKVAVLGAAGGIGQALALLLKTQLPAGSKLSLYDIAPVTPGVAVDLSHIPTAVEVKGFAGEDPTPALEGADVVLISAGVARKPGMDRSDLFNINAGIVRNLVEKCAAACPKALIGIITNPVNTTVAIAAEVLKAAGVYDKNRLFGVTTLDVIRSETFIAEAKGLNVDDVKINVIGGHSGVTILPLLSQVQGVSFSDEEVAALTTRIQNAGTEVVEAKAGGGSATLSMGQAACRFGLSLVRGLQGEENVIECAYVDGGSEHADFFAQPILLGKNGVESVLAYGEVSEFEANARDAMLDTLKADIKLGVEFVK from the coding sequence ATGAAAGTTGCTGTACTTGGTGCCGCTGGCGGTATTGGCCAGGCTCTTGCCCTACTATTAAAAACTCAATTACCTGCAGGTTCAAAATTGTCACTTTATGATATTGCTCCTGTAACACCTGGTGTTGCGGTTGATCTTAGTCATATCCCGACAGCCGTAGAAGTTAAAGGTTTTGCCGGTGAAGATCCAACACCTGCGCTTGAAGGTGCGGACGTTGTATTGATCTCTGCCGGTGTGGCTCGTAAGCCTGGCATGGATCGCTCGGATCTATTCAATATCAATGCCGGCATTGTTAGAAATCTGGTCGAGAAGTGTGCCGCTGCTTGTCCTAAAGCACTTATCGGTATTATCACTAACCCGGTTAACACTACAGTCGCCATCGCCGCAGAAGTACTAAAAGCTGCTGGTGTATACGATAAGAATCGTCTTTTCGGTGTAACGACACTCGATGTGATCCGTTCTGAAACCTTTATTGCCGAAGCAAAAGGTCTGAATGTTGATGATGTTAAGATCAATGTTATCGGTGGCCACAGTGGTGTGACTATCCTTCCGCTTCTTTCTCAAGTTCAAGGCGTAAGCTTTAGCGATGAAGAAGTTGCAGCATTGACTACACGTATCCAAAATGCGGGTACAGAAGTGGTTGAAGCTAAAGCCGGTGGCGGAAGCGCGACTCTTTCCATGGGCCAGGCGGCATGTCGCTTCGGTTTGTCTCTGGTACGTGGTCTTCAAGGTGAAGAGAATGTGATTGAGTGTGCCTATGTCGACGGCGGCAGTGAACACGCAGATTTCTTCGCACAGCCTATCCTCTTAGGTAAGAATGGCGTTGAATCGGTACTGGCCTACGGTGAAGTCAGTGAATTCGAAGCCAATGCTCGTGATGCTATGCTCGATACACTCAAGGCCGATATCAAGCTAGGTGTAGAATTCGTTAAATAG
- the ispB gene encoding octaprenyl diphosphate synthase, translating into MDLNAIRQLADNDMQNVNKLIYKQLESDVALINQLGFYIINGGGKRMRPLLSILAARAIDYKGEAHLKLAAIIEFIHTASLLHDDVVDESMLRRGRETANALFGNSASVLVGDFLYTRSFQMMTELGNMEVLEVLADATNVLAEGEVLQLMNCNDPDTTEESYMRVIYCKTAKLFEAATRLAGVLAQSPIEAQNALADYGKFLGTAFQLTDDLLDYTADTEELGKNIGDDLAEGKPTLPLIYAMAHGTEKEQELIRTAIEKGDGTQNIEEILNALHSCGALDYTFRRALEESDKAIEALSIIPESDYKQALISLAKIAVERSN; encoded by the coding sequence ATGGATTTAAACGCCATTCGTCAGTTAGCCGATAACGATATGCAAAACGTTAACAAGCTAATATACAAACAACTAGAATCTGATGTCGCCCTAATCAATCAGTTAGGTTTCTACATTATCAATGGTGGTGGTAAGCGCATGCGTCCACTACTATCTATCCTGGCAGCTCGTGCCATCGACTATAAAGGTGAAGCACACCTTAAGCTGGCGGCAATTATCGAGTTTATCCATACCGCTTCGCTGTTGCATGATGATGTTGTCGATGAGTCCATGTTGCGCCGCGGCAGAGAGACGGCCAATGCACTCTTTGGTAACAGCGCAAGCGTATTGGTAGGCGACTTCCTCTATACACGTTCGTTTCAGATGATGACTGAACTTGGCAACATGGAAGTCCTTGAAGTGCTTGCCGATGCCACGAATGTGCTTGCCGAAGGTGAAGTATTGCAGCTAATGAACTGTAATGACCCTGACACGACTGAAGAGAGTTACATGCGTGTCATCTATTGTAAAACAGCTAAACTCTTCGAGGCTGCCACACGTTTAGCCGGTGTACTTGCACAAAGCCCTATCGAAGCGCAAAACGCACTGGCCGATTACGGGAAGTTCTTAGGGACGGCATTCCAGTTAACCGATGATCTATTGGACTATACTGCCGATACCGAAGAGTTAGGCAAGAATATTGGTGATGATCTTGCTGAAGGTAAGCCAACTCTGCCACTTATTTATGCCATGGCACACGGTACTGAAAAAGAGCAAGAGTTAATCCGCACGGCAATAGAAAAAGGGGATGGTACTCAGAATATTGAAGAGATCCTCAATGCATTGCACAGCTGCGGTGCCTTAGACTATACATTCAGGCGCGCACTAGAGGAGTCTGATAAGGCAATAGAAGCCTTGTCAATCATCCCTGAGAGTGATTACAAACAAGCACTGATATCATTAGCTAAGATTGCCGTAGAGCGTAGCAACTAG
- the rplU gene encoding 50S ribosomal protein L21 has translation MYAVFQSGGKQHRVAEGHTVRLEKLEVATGDTVEFDQVLLVADGETVHVGAPLVAGGKVVAEVVSHGRAEKVTIVKFRRRKHHDKKMGHRQWFTEVKITAINA, from the coding sequence ATGTACGCTGTTTTTCAAAGTGGTGGTAAGCAACATCGTGTTGCCGAAGGCCATACTGTTCGTCTAGAAAAATTAGAAGTCGCTACAGGCGATACTGTTGAGTTTGACCAAGTTCTTTTGGTTGCTGACGGTGAGACTGTTCATGTTGGTGCACCTCTAGTTGCAGGTGGTAAGGTTGTTGCTGAAGTAGTTAGCCACGGCCGTGCTGAGAAAGTAACTATTGTTAAGTTCCGTCGTCGTAAGCACCACGACAAGAAAATGGGCCATCGTCAATGGTTCACCGAAGTTAAAATTACGGCTATCAACGCTTAA
- the rpmA gene encoding 50S ribosomal protein L27: MAHKKAGGSTRNGRDSESKRLGVKRFGGESVLAGNIIVRQRGTKFHAGVNVGIGRDHTLFALTDGKVKFEVKGPKNRKFISIEG; this comes from the coding sequence ATGGCACATAAAAAAGCTGGCGGTTCTACTCGTAACGGCCGCGATTCAGAAAGTAAACGTCTTGGTGTAAAGCGCTTTGGTGGCGAATCAGTTCTTGCTGGTAACATCATTGTTCGTCAACGTGGTACTAAGTTCCACGCTGGTGTAAACGTAGGTATTGGTCGTGACCATACTCTATTCGCTTTGACTGACGGTAAAGTTAAGTTCGAAGTTAAAGGTCCTAAGAACCGCAAGTTCATTAGCATCGAAGGCTAA
- the cgtA gene encoding Obg family GTPase CgtA has product MKFVDEAVIRVEAGDGGSGCVSFRREKYVPDGGPDGGDGGDGGSVYLQADESFNTLIDFQFERFHRAERGKNGRGRDCTGHGGEDLVLKVPVGTRAIDEETEESLGDLTAHGQRMLVAKGGFHGLGNTRFKSSTNRAPRQKTLGTPGEVRSLKLELMLLADVGLLGMPNAGKSTFIRSVSRAKPKVADYPFTTLVPNLGVVNPRHGQSFVIADIPGLIEGAADGAGLGVRFLKHLERCRVLLHLVDIDPIDGSDPIESARAIVGELEKHSPKLASKPRWLVINKKDLLLEEELQERIDHIVKELEWKGEVFTISAYNREGTEELSLKLVDFIDSLPEEEEVDVEAEVEFKWDNYHKDSDSLNEDFDDSDDDDFDDDDYDVEVIYQR; this is encoded by the coding sequence ATGAAGTTTGTCGATGAAGCTGTGATCAGAGTTGAAGCTGGTGATGGTGGTAGTGGTTGCGTGAGTTTCAGACGCGAAAAATATGTACCCGATGGCGGCCCTGATGGCGGCGATGGTGGTGATGGCGGTAGTGTATATCTGCAAGCAGATGAAAGTTTTAACACACTAATCGATTTCCAGTTTGAACGTTTTCATCGTGCCGAGCGTGGTAAAAACGGCCGTGGTCGCGACTGTACCGGTCATGGTGGTGAGGACTTAGTTCTCAAGGTTCCTGTTGGCACACGCGCTATCGACGAAGAAACTGAAGAGTCTCTCGGAGATTTAACTGCTCATGGTCAAAGAATGCTTGTGGCTAAAGGTGGTTTTCATGGATTAGGTAATACTCGCTTTAAGAGTAGTACTAACCGCGCTCCAAGACAGAAAACACTGGGAACTCCCGGTGAGGTTCGAAGCCTTAAGCTTGAGCTGATGTTGCTTGCCGATGTTGGTCTTCTGGGTATGCCTAATGCTGGTAAATCAACGTTTATCCGTTCGGTATCCAGAGCCAAGCCTAAAGTCGCAGATTATCCTTTCACAACTTTAGTTCCTAACCTTGGTGTTGTTAACCCAAGACACGGTCAAAGTTTCGTTATTGCCGATATTCCTGGTCTAATCGAAGGTGCTGCCGATGGTGCGGGTCTTGGTGTTCGATTCTTGAAGCACCTTGAGCGTTGTCGTGTGTTGTTGCATCTTGTGGATATCGATCCGATCGATGGCAGCGACCCTATCGAGTCGGCAAGAGCTATCGTTGGTGAGCTTGAAAAGCACTCACCAAAGCTTGCGAGCAAGCCACGCTGGTTAGTGATCAATAAAAAAGATCTGCTGCTCGAAGAGGAACTTCAGGAACGTATCGACCATATCGTGAAAGAGTTAGAGTGGAAAGGCGAAGTCTTTACCATCTCAGCTTATAATCGTGAAGGGACCGAAGAGCTTAGTTTGAAGCTTGTCGACTTCATCGATTCACTTCCTGAAGAGGAAGAGGTGGATGTAGAAGCCGAAGTCGAATTCAAGTGGGATAATTATCATAAAGACAGTGATTCGTTAAATGAAGATTTTGATGATTCAGACGATGATGACTTCGATGACGATGACTATGATGTTGAAGTTATCTATCAAAGATAG
- a CDS encoding threonine/serine exporter family protein has protein sequence MYADTQNDITRQIVRVAQLLLAYGAESELVEEISQRLGYALGLAGVEISISSNSLVLTSLVHGRCITTTRRTREHGINMTIVCELQRICLLTEKGLYGLNEVRKRVSRIEPRTYPKRYLVPMIGLSCASFCHLFGGDIAASVITFFASSIGMFVRVSIAKHHFNLLLNFAVTAFVTTLIAQLGYQFSLTDTPKLPMAASVLMLVPGFPMINSISDMVKGHLNVGISRWGHATLLTVSSVIGITIAMQLGGLFL, from the coding sequence ATGTACGCAGATACTCAAAATGATATAACCCGGCAGATTGTCCGGGTTGCTCAACTCTTGTTGGCCTATGGCGCTGAATCGGAACTTGTCGAAGAGATAAGTCAGCGCTTAGGCTATGCACTGGGGCTCGCCGGTGTCGAAATATCCATCTCTTCAAACTCCCTCGTTTTAACCAGTCTGGTCCATGGTCGTTGTATTACGACGACTCGTCGTACTCGAGAGCATGGTATCAACATGACCATCGTCTGTGAGCTTCAAAGGATCTGTTTACTGACCGAAAAGGGCCTATATGGGCTCAACGAAGTCAGAAAGCGTGTCTCACGCATAGAGCCCAGAACTTATCCCAAGCGTTATTTAGTGCCTATGATAGGGTTATCATGTGCGAGTTTTTGTCACCTCTTTGGTGGCGATATAGCGGCATCTGTGATCACCTTTTTTGCTTCTTCGATAGGGATGTTTGTCAGGGTCTCCATTGCTAAGCATCACTTCAACTTGTTGCTTAACTTTGCCGTCACGGCTTTCGTTACCACCTTGATTGCTCAGCTCGGTTACCAGTTCTCCCTTACCGATACGCCCAAACTGCCTATGGCCGCGAGTGTGCTGATGTTGGTGCCGGGGTTTCCTATGATTAATTCAATATCTGATATGGTGAAAGGACACCTTAATGTCGGGATATCGAGATGGGGTCATGCAACTCTGTTGACTGTCTCTTCGGTGATAGGAATTACCATAGCGATGCAGCTGGGGGGCTTGTTCTTATGA
- a CDS encoding threonine/serine exporter family protein — protein MMELLLALLNDAFFSAIPAVGFAMVFNVPKRFLPYCAVAGALGHSFRTLLLHIGLPIEWATFAAAALVGLVTIGFAKRHLAPPLMYAVAAIIPMIPGTYAFNTVIALVQLTAQSEISPELTSDVISNGLKTVFILGALSVGLAMPSLLYFRTRPVI, from the coding sequence ATGATGGAACTTCTCTTAGCCTTACTCAACGATGCGTTTTTCTCAGCAATTCCGGCGGTAGGTTTTGCCATGGTGTTTAACGTGCCTAAACGCTTCTTGCCATACTGCGCAGTAGCCGGTGCGCTCGGCCATAGCTTTAGAACGCTTTTGTTGCATATAGGCCTACCGATAGAATGGGCGACATTCGCAGCAGCGGCTCTCGTTGGTTTAGTCACTATCGGTTTTGCTAAGCGTCATTTAGCGCCCCCCTTGATGTACGCCGTTGCTGCCATTATTCCTATGATCCCCGGAACCTATGCATTTAATACGGTGATAGCGCTCGTCCAGCTTACTGCTCAGTCAGAGATTAGCCCGGAATTGACCTCTGATGTGATCAGCAATGGACTGAAAACGGTGTTTATTCTGGGGGCTCTGTCTGTAGGGTTAGCTATGCCGAGTCTGCTCTACTTTCGTACACGCCCGGTTATTTAA
- the folA gene encoding type 3 dihydrofolate reductase, whose amino-acid sequence MKIAMIAAMANNRVIGKDNQMPWHLPEDLKHFKAMTLGKPIVMGRKTFESIGRPLPGRHNIVISRQESLKIEGVTCVTSFEAAKEVAGDCEELVVIGGGQLYSSLLKEADKLYLTEINLDVEGDTFFPPWDDARWELLSKETAINDKGLEYSFINLVKKC is encoded by the coding sequence ATGAAGATTGCCATGATAGCGGCGATGGCTAACAATCGTGTTATCGGTAAAGATAATCAAATGCCCTGGCACCTTCCTGAGGACCTTAAACATTTCAAGGCGATGACATTGGGTAAACCCATTGTCATGGGACGAAAGACGTTTGAGTCAATCGGGCGTCCATTGCCTGGTCGTCATAATATTGTGATTAGCCGACAAGAGTCACTCAAAATTGAAGGGGTTACTTGTGTTACCTCTTTTGAAGCTGCAAAAGAGGTTGCTGGTGACTGTGAAGAGCTGGTTGTTATCGGTGGAGGGCAATTGTACTCATCTTTACTCAAAGAGGCCGATAAACTGTATCTCACCGAAATAAACCTGGATGTCGAAGGTGATACCTTTTTTCCACCATGGGACGATGCTAGATGGGAGCTTCTTAGCAAAGAGACTGCAATTAATGATAAAGGGCTGGAATATAGCTTTATCAACTTGGTGAAAAAATGTTAA
- a CDS encoding DUF3718 domain-containing protein, with protein MRLLPTTLAVVIAASTFSIPAQANDQLAANICNYVQADDKNRLRKKLKENRVKLRNIYSGISCNGDSLLRTAMKSGSDKVGKFVAKRLSVTDLKAAEADGVTIVQWSEVNGHGGSAITAAINERIAGS; from the coding sequence ATGCGTCTGTTACCAACGACCCTTGCTGTGGTTATCGCAGCGTCTACTTTCTCTATTCCTGCACAAGCTAACGATCAGCTGGCGGCTAATATATGTAACTATGTGCAAGCTGATGATAAGAATCGTCTGCGTAAAAAATTAAAAGAGAACCGAGTAAAGTTACGCAATATCTATAGTGGTATCTCATGTAATGGAGATAGCCTTCTTCGTACGGCGATGAAGAGTGGTTCAGATAAGGTAGGCAAATTTGTCGCTAAACGCCTCTCTGTAACGGATTTAAAGGCGGCAGAAGCCGATGGAGTGACGATTGTGCAGTGGTCCGAGGTAAATGGACATGGCGGCAGTGCGATTACGGCTGCCATTAACGAGCGTATAGCAGGCAGTTAG